A region from the Perca fluviatilis chromosome 16, GENO_Pfluv_1.0, whole genome shotgun sequence genome encodes:
- the LOC120544162 gene encoding uncharacterized protein LOC120544162 isoform X3, protein MLVLLWLLILMMMMMMMKIDAVSAETVRALSGEGVLLSSQLRGGLGGGQDVRWTHPRLLLSLKNNVTACHHGRCSLQRDGSLRFSRVTPADAGNYSLEVFAADGTRLLHRHFLLTVGGSADNISSSVLVPVLICCFLFLLFFIIFFILRRRRSQSTRSTGRLEENVYVEMKSHHDNKTKDEEKSHSLSSCCFHGNPNHRAKVCG, encoded by the exons cTGTCTCTGCAGAGACGGTCAGGGCTCTGAGTGGGGAGGGGGTCCTGCTGTCCTCCCAGCTGCGGGGGGGATTGGGGGGGGGTCAGGACGTCCGGTGGACCCACCCCCGCCTGCTGCTGTCCCTGAAGAACAACGTGACGGCGTGCCACCACGGCCGCTGCTCGCTGCAGAGAGACGGCTCGCTGAGGTTCAGCCGCGTCACGCCAGCAGACGCAGGAAACTACAGTCTGGAGGTGTTCGCCGCAGACGGGACCAGACTGCTGCACAGGCACTTCCTGCTCACAGTGGGGGGGTCTGCAG ataaTATCAGCAGCAGTGTGTTGGTGCCGGTGTTGATCTGCTGCTTCCTCTTCCTGCtgttcttcatcatcttcttcatcCTCAGAAGGAGGCGGAGCCAGAGCACAAGGAGCACAG GTCGGCTGGAGGAAAATGTTTACGTAGAGATGAAGAGTCACCATGACAACAAGACGAAAGATGAGGAGAAGTCTCA TTCCCTGTCATCCTGTTGTTTCCATGGAAACCCCAATCACAGAGCCAAGGTCTGTGGATGA
- the LOC120544151 gene encoding GTPase IMAP family member 6-like: MSFRGLNSFPPDLTIVLIGKSGVGRSASGNTILGRAAFESKPDSDPVTTEISEQTGNVFRKQISVVDTPGILESEDTEKKIKKFCQDLLQSSRPCLFLVVIRVGRFTQEDQEAVRAAMEVLGPQGVKKSYLLFTGGDMLQGRTLEDFIFKDKEEGKLPIVVIKFAGRYHLFNNEDDDEEQVRELLLKSGHLRTQDQPDPPGQAQLKAEVDKLKAEVAKQKTEVDKLKAEVDKQKQQPQVRQVAFSASLMAGGGDSTTGTFPSDTTLIFKNVITNIGKAYNLESGEFTAPVRGAYHFEWTVAAYGDGRHASAAVLYKNSERVFIAFEYQATGFLSSSNAATLLLEVGDVVSVRVRANSRAFDNEFNHTTFSGFLLFPM, translated from the exons ATGTCATTCAGAGGTCTGAACTCTTTTCCGCCAGATCTCACCATCGTCCTGATTGGTAAATCAGGAGTTGGTAGAAGTGCTTCAGGAAACACCATCCTGGGACGAGCAGCGTTTGAGTCTAAGCCGGACTCTGACCCAGTGACGACAGAGATCTCTGAACAAACAGGAAATGTGTTCAGGAAACAGATCTCAGTGGTCGACACTCCAGGAATATTAGAGAGCGAGGACACAGAGAAGAAGATTAAGAAGTTCTGTCAGGAtctcctgcagtcctccagaccTTGTCTGTTTCTGGTGGTGATCAGAGTCGGACGGTTCACACAGGAGGACCAGGAGGCTGTGAGAGCAGCTATGGAAGTCCTCGGGCCTCAGGGGGTGAAAAAGAGCTACCTGCTCTTCACTGGGGGTGATATGTTACAGGGCAGGACACTGGAGGATTTTATCTTTAAAGATAAAGAGGAAGGAAAGCTTCCAATAGTTGTTATAAAGTTTGCAGGGCGGTATCACCTCTTCAACAATGAAGATGACGATGAAGAACAAGTCAGAGAGCTGTTGCTGAAGTCCGGCCACCTCAGGACCCAGGACCAGCCTGATCCACCAG GTCAAGCTCAGCTGAAGGCTGAAGTGGACAAGCTGAAGGCTGAAGTGGCCAAGCAGAAGACTGAAGTGGACAAGCTGAAGGCTGAAGTGGACAAGCAGAAGCAACAACCACAAG tccgaCAGGTTGCATTCTCAGCCTCTCTGATGGCTGGTGGAGGTGATTCGACTACTGGAACCTTTCCCTCGGACACTACCCTGATCTTCAAAAACGTTATCACCAACATCGGAAAGGCCTACAACCTAGAATCAG GTGAGTTCACTGCCCCGGTGAGAGGAGCGTACCACTTTGAGTGGACGGTCGCTGCATATGGAGACGGCAGACACGCTTCAGCTGCTGTGTTGTACAAGAACTCAGAGAGGGTTTTCATTGCATTTGAGTATCAGGCGACCGGTTTTCTGAGTTCCTCTAATGCCGCTACACTGCTGCTGGAGGTGGGAGATGtcgtgtctgtgcgtgtgaGGGCTAACAGTAGGGCGTTTGACAATGAGTTTAACCACACCACCTTCAGTGGGTTTCTGCTGTTCCCCATGTAA
- the LOC120544162 gene encoding uncharacterized protein LOC120544162 isoform X2 gives MLVLLWLLILMMMMMMMKIDETVRALSGEGVLLSSQLRGGLGGGQDVRWTHPRLLLSLKNNVTACHHGRCSLQRDGSLRFSRVTPADAGNYSLEVFAADGTRLLHRHFLLTVGGSADNISSSVLVPVLICCFLFLLFFIIFFILRRRRSQSTRSTGRLEENVYVEMKSHHDNKTKDEEKSQYVPCHPVVSMETPITEPRSVDEDIYV, from the exons AGACGGTCAGGGCTCTGAGTGGGGAGGGGGTCCTGCTGTCCTCCCAGCTGCGGGGGGGATTGGGGGGGGGTCAGGACGTCCGGTGGACCCACCCCCGCCTGCTGCTGTCCCTGAAGAACAACGTGACGGCGTGCCACCACGGCCGCTGCTCGCTGCAGAGAGACGGCTCGCTGAGGTTCAGCCGCGTCACGCCAGCAGACGCAGGAAACTACAGTCTGGAGGTGTTCGCCGCAGACGGGACCAGACTGCTGCACAGGCACTTCCTGCTCACAGTGGGGGGGTCTGCAG ataaTATCAGCAGCAGTGTGTTGGTGCCGGTGTTGATCTGCTGCTTCCTCTTCCTGCtgttcttcatcatcttcttcatcCTCAGAAGGAGGCGGAGCCAGAGCACAAGGAGCACAG GTCGGCTGGAGGAAAATGTTTACGTAGAGATGAAGAGTCACCATGACAACAAGACGAAAGATGAGGAGAAGTCTCAGtatg TTCCCTGTCATCCTGTTGTTTCCATGGAAACCCCAATCACAGAGCCAAGGTCTGTGGATGAAGACATCTACGTGTGA
- the LOC120544162 gene encoding uncharacterized protein LOC120544162 isoform X1 gives MLVLLWLLILMMMMMMMKIDAVSAETVRALSGEGVLLSSQLRGGLGGGQDVRWTHPRLLLSLKNNVTACHHGRCSLQRDGSLRFSRVTPADAGNYSLEVFAADGTRLLHRHFLLTVGGSADNISSSVLVPVLICCFLFLLFFIIFFILRRRRSQSTRSTGRLEENVYVEMKSHHDNKTKDEEKSQYVPCHPVVSMETPITEPRSVDEDIYV, from the exons cTGTCTCTGCAGAGACGGTCAGGGCTCTGAGTGGGGAGGGGGTCCTGCTGTCCTCCCAGCTGCGGGGGGGATTGGGGGGGGGTCAGGACGTCCGGTGGACCCACCCCCGCCTGCTGCTGTCCCTGAAGAACAACGTGACGGCGTGCCACCACGGCCGCTGCTCGCTGCAGAGAGACGGCTCGCTGAGGTTCAGCCGCGTCACGCCAGCAGACGCAGGAAACTACAGTCTGGAGGTGTTCGCCGCAGACGGGACCAGACTGCTGCACAGGCACTTCCTGCTCACAGTGGGGGGGTCTGCAG ataaTATCAGCAGCAGTGTGTTGGTGCCGGTGTTGATCTGCTGCTTCCTCTTCCTGCtgttcttcatcatcttcttcatcCTCAGAAGGAGGCGGAGCCAGAGCACAAGGAGCACAG GTCGGCTGGAGGAAAATGTTTACGTAGAGATGAAGAGTCACCATGACAACAAGACGAAAGATGAGGAGAAGTCTCAGtatg TTCCCTGTCATCCTGTTGTTTCCATGGAAACCCCAATCACAGAGCCAAGGTCTGTGGATGAAGACATCTACGTGTGA